A region of the Allorhizobium pseudoryzae genome:
CTTCCGGCGGATATCGACCTCGTGGTCGGCATTCCGCGCAGCGGCTTGCTGGCGGCGAACCTCCTCAGCCTGCTCACCAATCTGCCGCTCGCCGATCTCGACGGCTATCTCGCCGGGCGGCTGACCTCCTCGGGCAAGACGAAAAGCCAGGCGAAGCTGAATGTGACGATGGAGAGCATCCGGCGGGTCCTGATCCTCGATGACAGCATCAATGTGGGGAGCGCCATGCAGGAGGCGCGCGCGCGCATTGCCGCTGCCGGCTTTGGTCACGAGTGCACCTATGCCGCCGTTTACGGCCAGCGACCGGAGCATCAGGGCTGCGACTTCATCTTCGAGGTGCTGCCGCAGCCGCGCATCTTCCAGTGGAACCTGATGCACCACAATTTCCTCGCCCGCGCCTGTATCGATATCGATGGCGTGCTGTGCCAGGATCCGACCGAGGCGGAAAACGATGACGGCGAGCGTTACGTGGAGTTCCTGCTGAATGCCCCGCCGCTGCACCGTCCGACCAAACCGCTCGGCACGCTGGTGACCAGCCGGCTGGAAAAATACCGGCCACAGACCGAACGGTGGCTGGCGGCGCAGGGCATCGTCTATGATAAACTGGTGATGCTGGATCTGCCGAGCGCCGAAGAGCGCCGCCGGCAGGGCGCGCATGGCAGCTTCAAGGCGGAGTATTACCGTCGCTCCGATGCCATCCTGTTTCTCGAAAGCGAGCTGCCACAGGCGCGCAAGATTGCCCAGATCTCGAGGAAGCCGGTCCTGTGTCTCGAAACGCATACGCTGTTCGACCAGTCGAACGCGTTTGACGAAGGGCTGCAGGTGGCGCGCAACCTTCAGGCCGCCGCCTATCGGCCCCCGCTCGGGCGGCAGGTGAAGCAGGCGCTGAAGGCCTCGATCGGGGCAAGCCAGTACGAGAAACTGAAGCGGTTTCGCGCTCGGCTGCAGTTCTGACGACAGCCGAGGTGCTGCCGGCGCTGTTCTGTCGTCCGGCGCCCTCCGCTATCTGCAGAAAAACGGAAAAAATAGGTAATATCATTGTTTTAGGGGAAGGCAAGCGGCGCGGGGGTGACCCCCTATCCCCTAAAATATGAAGGCCCGGAGGGCCGGTCGAAAGGAGCCATTAACCTTTATTTTCTATTTCATAGACCTGCCAAATGAGTATGTGGTCGGTATCATGCAGTTTCCCAGAACGAACTTTCATCAAGCCTCCCAAAACCCGTCCGAGGATGCGCCGGAGGCCACGGGAAACACACAACCGGCCCAGCAGAGGCCGGTGGTCGATCCCAATGCCGCAACGATTGAACAGGCGCCCTGGCAGGCGGCCTTCAAGCTTGCGCCGAATGTGCGGTTCACCCGCACCCCGGAAGCCGTGATTGCCCGTCCGCGCACGCGTGACCAGGTCCAGCCCGTGGCACCGGAAGAGCGTGTGCCGGCGGCAGCCGGGCGGCTGGTCGAGCCGGTTGATGTGGTGGCACCGGCAGATGCCAACCCGGCGCTCGCACCCGAACTCCTGGTGCAGGCACTGCAGGGGGCAGCTTCTGCCATGCAGGCGCCGCAGACCGCGCCGATGGCGCCGCAGCCCAAGGTGAAACCGCAGCCGTCGCCACGCGCCTTGATCTTCAAGCGTGCCCGCCCGCAGGACGAGGGGAAACCCGACAGCCCGGCAGCTCCGATCGAAACGGTCGCTCCCGTCGCGATGGTCGCTGCGTCCGTGGCACCCATGGCACCCATGGCGCCATCCGCCGCTCAGCTGCCCGGGCCGGCAATACAGGGTCACCTCGAACAGCCGGTTGCCGCGCCGAGCGGCCCCGTGTCGCCCTCCACGCGTGTCTGGCTCTCCGACTTTGCTTTCTTTGAAGGCGGGATCGTTCCCGATCTACCGCCGCTGGTTCCGCAGACCGTGGCGCCGGTGCAGGCCGCCGCTGCAGCGCCGACACCCCCTACGGCTCCGAAACCGATATTCGGCCGTCCCGCCGAAATCATTCGCCAGCAGAAGCCGCTGACCGTATCCTCGATTACGGCGCTTTACCGCGAAGTGCGGACT
Encoded here:
- a CDS encoding phosphoribosyltransferase family protein; protein product: MHYRSIYDLNATIARHASRLPADIDLVVGIPRSGLLAANLLSLLTNLPLADLDGYLAGRLTSSGKTKSQAKLNVTMESIRRVLILDDSINVGSAMQEARARIAAAGFGHECTYAAVYGQRPEHQGCDFIFEVLPQPRIFQWNLMHHNFLARACIDIDGVLCQDPTEAENDDGERYVEFLLNAPPLHRPTKPLGTLVTSRLEKYRPQTERWLAAQGIVYDKLVMLDLPSAEERRRQGAHGSFKAEYYRRSDAILFLESELPQARKIAQISRKPVLCLETHTLFDQSNAFDEGLQVARNLQAAAYRPPLGRQVKQALKASIGASQYEKLKRFRARLQF